One part of the Aurantibacillus circumpalustris genome encodes these proteins:
- a CDS encoding PAS domain-containing sensor histidine kinase: MSKLDSKNNFRMESLNALFEHATEGIIISNKKGEILRANPSSERLFGFSDGELLGKVIEDLVPRKYSNSHVKNRENYNQNPHARSMGKNMDLYARRKDNSEFPVEISLSYFKQGEETFVIAFVIDITERKRHEANVIKLNQDLEKKVDERTKVLHEALIELESSKEKLSLALEAEKGLNDMKSRFVTMASHEFRTPLSTILSSISLVDKYKAGANDDKIGKHVQRIKSAVTNMTLILNDFLSAEKLDEGKVFVRKVELDLPLLITEVIQEMQGILKTGQKLDFVNEGESIAWLDKQMIRNILLNLISNAIKFSPENKSILINVEVDPKTVKIEVSDKGMGIPKEEQEHLFERFFRAKNATNIQGTGLGLNIVVKYLESMNGTIEFKSELGEGTTFYIRIPNEKQN; encoded by the coding sequence ATGTCTAAATTAGACTCAAAAAATAACTTTCGTATGGAGAGCCTGAACGCACTTTTTGAGCATGCTACTGAAGGAATTATTATTTCAAACAAAAAGGGAGAGATTTTAAGAGCAAATCCTAGTTCCGAACGTCTCTTTGGCTTTTCTGATGGCGAGCTTCTCGGAAAAGTAATCGAAGATTTAGTGCCTAGAAAATATAGTAACTCGCATGTGAAAAATAGGGAAAACTATAATCAAAATCCGCATGCCCGTTCCATGGGTAAAAACATGGATTTGTACGCCAGAAGAAAGGATAATTCTGAATTCCCAGTAGAAATCAGTCTTTCTTATTTTAAACAAGGAGAAGAAACTTTTGTAATTGCTTTTGTGATTGATATCACAGAGCGTAAAAGGCACGAAGCCAATGTAATTAAGCTAAACCAAGATTTAGAGAAAAAAGTAGATGAAAGAACAAAAGTGTTGCATGAAGCCTTAATAGAATTAGAGAGTTCGAAGGAGAAATTAAGTTTGGCATTAGAAGCGGAGAAAGGACTTAATGACATGAAGTCGCGTTTTGTTACCATGGCTTCTCATGAATTCAGAACGCCTTTAAGTACGATATTGTCTTCTATTTCGTTGGTTGATAAATACAAAGCTGGTGCAAATGATGATAAAATAGGCAAACATGTTCAGCGTATAAAGTCGGCTGTAACTAACATGACCTTAATCTTGAATGATTTTCTTTCGGCTGAAAAATTAGATGAAGGAAAAGTATTTGTAAGAAAGGTTGAACTAGACCTGCCTTTACTGATAACAGAGGTGATACAGGAAATGCAAGGCATTCTCAAAACTGGACAAAAGTTAGATTTTGTAAATGAGGGAGAATCTATTGCCTGGCTTGACAAACAAATGATACGAAATATCCTTTTAAATCTTATTTCAAATGCAATTAAGTTTTCGCCCGAAAATAAATCCATACTGATAAATGTTGAAGTGGATCCCAAAACAGTCAAAATTGAAGTTTCCGATAAAGGCATGGGTATTCCTAAAGAAGAACAGGAACATTTGTTTGAACGTTTTTTCAGGGCAAAGAATGCCACTAATATTCAAGGTACTGGTCTTGGCTTAAATATTGTGGTAAAATACTTAGAAAGCATGAATGGAACTATTGAATTTAAAAGTGAACTCGGAGAGGGCACTACTTTTTATATTAGAATACCAAACGAAAAACAAAATTGA
- a CDS encoding universal stress protein, whose product MKNILAATDFSRASRNALNYAAEFAKKNKAKLILFHSYLPPVIVSDVPVIIPFEELEKKAMKALHRIAKSLSLKYGRFLEIEMVCKYGLPLDAIKSFSKERKIDFIVMGMQGAGLIEERLVGSTATELISESKIPVITVGKRIKYKPLKKIVFASDLNEINDKNILNPLKEISELFKSHIYILNVIKDDKTLPTISEAVAGIKLENVLKGYKHSFCSVENKNVADGINAFIKKNKMDLVVMMPRKHSFFKSLFKERETKKVAFHTTVPMLTLQD is encoded by the coding sequence ATGAAAAACATACTTGCCGCCACCGATTTTTCACGAGCTTCTAGAAATGCTCTCAACTATGCTGCTGAATTTGCTAAGAAAAACAAAGCAAAACTTATCCTCTTTCATTCCTATTTGCCCCCGGTAATAGTTTCGGACGTACCCGTTATTATACCTTTTGAAGAACTTGAAAAAAAAGCTATGAAGGCTCTGCACAGAATCGCTAAGAGTTTATCGTTAAAATATGGTAGGTTTTTAGAAATAGAAATGGTATGTAAGTATGGTTTACCCCTCGATGCTATTAAGAGTTTTTCAAAAGAAAGAAAAATAGATTTTATTGTGATGGGAATGCAGGGGGCTGGACTAATTGAAGAACGATTGGTGGGCAGTACGGCCACAGAATTGATTTCCGAATCAAAAATTCCGGTTATTACAGTTGGAAAAAGAATAAAATATAAACCGCTTAAGAAAATAGTTTTTGCAAGCGATTTAAATGAGATTAACGATAAAAACATTTTAAATCCTCTAAAGGAAATTAGTGAATTATTTAAATCTCACATTTATATTTTGAATGTAATTAAAGACGATAAAACGCTGCCAACAATAAGCGAGGCGGTAGCCGGTATAAAACTCGAAAATGTCTTAAAAGGCTATAAACACAGTTTTTGTTCAGTTGAAAATAAAAACGTTGCGGATGGCATAAACGCCTTTATTAAAAAAAATAAAATGGATTTAGTGGTAATGATGCCACGTAAACACTCGTTTTTTAAATCTTTATTTAAGGAACGTGAAACTAAAAAGGTGGCATTTCATACCACTGTACCCATGCTCACTTTACAAGATTAA